Proteins encoded by one window of Drosophila melanogaster chromosome X:
- the eIF2alpha gene encoding eukaryotic translation initiation factor 2 subunit alpha, isoform B — translation MALTSRFYNERYPEIEDVVMVNVLSIAEMGAYVHLLEYNNIEGMILLSELSRRRIRSINKLIRVGKTEPVVVIRVDKEKGYIDLSKRRVSPEDVEKCTERFAKAKAINSLLRHVADILGFEGNEKLEDLYQKTAWHFEKKYNNKTVAYDIFKQSVTDPTVFDECNLEPETKEVLLSNIKRKLVSPTVKIRADIECSCYGYEGIDAVKASLTKGLELSTEELPIRINLIAPPLYVMTTSTTKKTDGLKALEVAIEHIRAKTSEYDGEFKVIMAPKLVTAIDEADLARRLERAEAENAQVAGDDDEEDGADQEGMQFDPEKEFNHKGSGAGRANEEDEEEEED, via the exons ATGGCCCTGACGTCGCGCTTCTACAACGAGCGGTATCCGGAGATCGAGGATGTCGTTATGGTGAACGTGCTGTCCATCGCCGAGATGGGCGCCTACGTTCATCTGCTTGAGTACAACAACATCGAGGGCATGATCCTGCTGTCGGAGCTGTCCCGCCGGCGCATCCGCTCCATCAACAAGCTGATTCGTGTCGGCAAGACCGAACCGGTGGTGGTTATCCGTGTTGACAAGGAGAAGGGCTACATCGATCTGTCGAAGCGTCGCGTTTCGCCCGAAGATGTCGAGAAGTGCACCGAGCGCTTCGCTAAGGCCAAGGCCATCAACTCACTGCTCCGCCATGTCGCCGACATACTCGGCTTCGAGGGCAACGAGAAGCTGGAAGATCTCTACCAGAAGACCGCCTGGCACTTCGAGAAGAAGTACAACAACAAGACGGTCGCCTACGACATCTTCAAGCAATCGGTCACCGATCCCACCGTCTTCGATGAGTGCAACCTGGAACCGGAGACCAAGGAGGTCCTGTTGAGCAACATCAAGCGGAAGCTGGTCTCGCCCACTGTCAAGATCCGTGCGGACATCGAGTGCTCCTGCTACGGTTACGAGGGCATCGACGCTGTCAAGGCATCGCTCACCAAGGGCCTGGAGCTGAGCACCGAGGAGCTGCCCATTCGCATCAACCTGATAGCACCGCCACT CTATGTAATGACCACATCCACTACCAAGAAGACAGACGGTTTAAAGGCTCTGGAGGTGGCCATTGAGCACATTCGCGCCAAGACCAGCGAGTACGATGGAGAGTTCAAGGTGATCATGGCACCCAAACTGGTTACGGCCATCGACGAGGCGGATCTGGCCAGACGCCTGGAGCGCGCTGAGGCCGAGAACGCCCAGGTGGCTGGCGACGATGACGAGGAGGATGGCGCCGACCAGGAGGGCATGCAGTTCGATCCAGAGAAGGAGTTCAACCACAAGGGATCGGGGGCGGGTCGTGCGaacgaggaggatgaggaggaggaagaggattAG
- the eIF4H1 gene encoding eukaryotic translation initiation factor 4H1, isoform E, which produces MPTIGFGGDRASKQLPTEPPFIAFVGNLPQGLVQGDVIKIFQDFEVKYVRLVKDRETDQFKGFCYVEFETLDNLERALECDGRIKLDDLSAPLRIDIADRRKNDRPGGGVGGGNGGMTRGDGGRDGFQKRGPPRQGGSSQSYSRGGPGTGGGGREGGGGSGNRGDSRDRPANRGRYGSFNNDDRPFERNQDRDRGQREGSYGNQSRDGDRYNNFNRHRDRERTHYNPNQQSERPSGGMTGLGGGSGGSGGLGVGGGSSMGAIDDNERPRLQLKPRTIAAPINAVAETKQSASIFGNAKPREEKLKELQQNVNHNGDN; this is translated from the exons ATGCCGACCAT CGGATTCGGTGGGGATCGGGCATCCAAGCAGTTGCCCACGGAACCGCCGTTCATCGCATTTGTCGGCAATTTGCCGCAAGGCCTTGTGCAGGGCGATGTGATCAAAATATTCCAGGACTTTGAGGTGAAGTACGTGCGGCTGGTGAAGGACCGGGAAACGGATCAGTTCAAAGGCTTCTGCTACGTCGAATTCGAGACGCTGGACAATCTGGAGCGGGCGCTAGAGTGCGATGGTCGGATCAAACTGGACGATCTGTCGGCGCCGCTAAGGATCGACATTGCCGATCGGAGAAAAAATGATCG CCCTGGTGGCGGTGTTGGCGGCGGCAACGGCGGCATGACCCGCGGCGACGGCGGCAGAGACGGTTTCCAGAAGCGCGGCCCACCTCGCCAGGGCGGCAGCAGTCAGTCCTACAGCCGGGGAGGTCCTGGCACTGGCGGCGGCGGTCGGGAGGGCGGCGGCGGTTCGGGTAATCGCGGCGATAGTAGAG ATCGGCCGGCAAATCGTGGTCGGTACGGCAGTTTCAATAACGACGATCGACCATTCGAGCGTAACCAGGATCGGGATCGCGGTCAGCGGGAAGGCAGCTATGGCAACCAGTCGCGCGACGGCGATCGCTACAACAACTTCAACCGGCACCGCGACCGCGAGCGCACCCACTACAATCCCAACCAGCAGAGCGAACGTCCCAGTGGCGGCATGACCGGCCTTGGCGGCGGCTCCGGCGGATCAGGAGGCCTAGGCGTTGGCGGTGGTTCCTCAATGGGCGCCATTG ACGACAATGAGCGGCCACGTCTGCAGCTGAAGCCACGGACCATTGCCGCGCCCATTAACGCGGTGGCAGAGACCAAGCAATCGGCCTCGATCTTTGGCAACGCCAAGCCGCGCGAAGAGAAGCTGAAGGAGCTGCAGCAGAATGTCAATCACAACGGCGATAACTAG
- the eIF4H1 gene encoding eukaryotic translation initiation factor 4H1, isoform D: MAGRGGYEHARSGFGGDRASKQLPTEPPFIAFVGNLPQGLVQGDVIKIFQDFEVKYVRLVKDRETDQFKGFCYVEFETLDNLERALECDGRIKLDDLSAPLRIDIADRRKNDRPGGGVGGGNGGMTRGDGGRDGFQKRGPPRQGGSSQSYSRGGPGTGGGGREGGGGSGNRGDSRGSYIDSYGGHNDRSRGVGGSGAGSGGGMNRGYNDRPANRGRYGSFNNDDRPFERNQDRDRGQREGSYGNQSRDGDRYNNFNRHRDRERTHYNPNQQSERPSGGMTGLGGGSGGSGGLGVGGGSSMGAIDNFRHFKKPISRIISNMCQSRVSQLAVPRTNDNERPRLQLKPRTIAAPINAVAETKQSASIFGNAKPREEKLKELQQNVNHNGDN, from the exons atggCTGGAAGAGGTGGTTATGAACACGCTag AAGCGGATTCGGTGGGGATCGGGCATCCAAGCAGTTGCCCACGGAACCGCCGTTCATCGCATTTGTCGGCAATTTGCCGCAAGGCCTTGTGCAGGGCGATGTGATCAAAATATTCCAGGACTTTGAGGTGAAGTACGTGCGGCTGGTGAAGGACCGGGAAACGGATCAGTTCAAAGGCTTCTGCTACGTCGAATTCGAGACGCTGGACAATCTGGAGCGGGCGCTAGAGTGCGATGGTCGGATCAAACTGGACGATCTGTCGGCGCCGCTAAGGATCGACATTGCCGATCGGAGAAAAAATGATCG CCCTGGTGGCGGTGTTGGCGGCGGCAACGGCGGCATGACCCGCGGCGACGGCGGCAGAGACGGTTTCCAGAAGCGCGGCCCACCTCGCCAGGGCGGCAGCAGTCAGTCCTACAGCCGGGGAGGTCCTGGCACTGGCGGCGGCGGTCGGGAGGGCGGCGGCGGTTCGGGTAATCGCGGCGATAGTAGAGGTTCGTACATTGATAGTTATGGTGGTCACAATGATAGAAGTCGCGGCGTCGGCGGCAGCGGCGCGGGCTCCGGCGGTGGCATGAATAGAGGATACAATG ATCGGCCGGCAAATCGTGGTCGGTACGGCAGTTTCAATAACGACGATCGACCATTCGAGCGTAACCAGGATCGGGATCGCGGTCAGCGGGAAGGCAGCTATGGCAACCAGTCGCGCGACGGCGATCGCTACAACAACTTCAACCGGCACCGCGACCGCGAGCGCACCCACTACAATCCCAACCAGCAGAGCGAACGTCCCAGTGGCGGCATGACCGGCCTTGGCGGCGGCTCCGGCGGATCAGGAGGCCTAGGCGTTGGCGGTGGTTCCTCAATGGGCGCCATTG ACAATTTTAGACATTTCAAGAAACCGATTTCAAGaattatttcaaatatgtGTCAATCGAGAGTATCACAATTAGCCGTACCACGTACTA ACGACAATGAGCGGCCACGTCTGCAGCTGAAGCCACGGACCATTGCCGCGCCCATTAACGCGGTGGCAGAGACCAAGCAATCGGCCTCGATCTTTGGCAACGCCAAGCCGCGCGAAGAGAAGCTGAAGGAGCTGCAGCAGAATGTCAATCACAACGGCGATAACTAG
- the eIF4H1 gene encoding eukaryotic translation initiation factor 4H1, isoform A — translation MAGRGGYEHARSGFGGDRASKQLPTEPPFIAFVGNLPQGLVQGDVIKIFQDFEVKYVRLVKDRETDQFKGFCYVEFETLDNLERALECDGRIKLDDLSAPLRIDIADRRKNDRPGGGVGGGNGGMTRGDGGRDGFQKRGPPRQGGSSQSYSRGGPGTGGGGREGGGGSGNRGDSRDRPANRGRYGSFNNDDRPFERNQDRDRGQREGSYGNQSRDGDRYNNFNRHRDRERTHYNPNQQSERPSGGMTGLGGGSGGSGGLGVGGGSSMGAIDDNERPRLQLKPRTIAAPINAVAETKQSASIFGNAKPREEKLKELQQNVNHNGDN, via the exons atggCTGGAAGAGGTGGTTATGAACACGCTag AAGCGGATTCGGTGGGGATCGGGCATCCAAGCAGTTGCCCACGGAACCGCCGTTCATCGCATTTGTCGGCAATTTGCCGCAAGGCCTTGTGCAGGGCGATGTGATCAAAATATTCCAGGACTTTGAGGTGAAGTACGTGCGGCTGGTGAAGGACCGGGAAACGGATCAGTTCAAAGGCTTCTGCTACGTCGAATTCGAGACGCTGGACAATCTGGAGCGGGCGCTAGAGTGCGATGGTCGGATCAAACTGGACGATCTGTCGGCGCCGCTAAGGATCGACATTGCCGATCGGAGAAAAAATGATCG CCCTGGTGGCGGTGTTGGCGGCGGCAACGGCGGCATGACCCGCGGCGACGGCGGCAGAGACGGTTTCCAGAAGCGCGGCCCACCTCGCCAGGGCGGCAGCAGTCAGTCCTACAGCCGGGGAGGTCCTGGCACTGGCGGCGGCGGTCGGGAGGGCGGCGGCGGTTCGGGTAATCGCGGCGATAGTAGAG ATCGGCCGGCAAATCGTGGTCGGTACGGCAGTTTCAATAACGACGATCGACCATTCGAGCGTAACCAGGATCGGGATCGCGGTCAGCGGGAAGGCAGCTATGGCAACCAGTCGCGCGACGGCGATCGCTACAACAACTTCAACCGGCACCGCGACCGCGAGCGCACCCACTACAATCCCAACCAGCAGAGCGAACGTCCCAGTGGCGGCATGACCGGCCTTGGCGGCGGCTCCGGCGGATCAGGAGGCCTAGGCGTTGGCGGTGGTTCCTCAATGGGCGCCATTG ACGACAATGAGCGGCCACGTCTGCAGCTGAAGCCACGGACCATTGCCGCGCCCATTAACGCGGTGGCAGAGACCAAGCAATCGGCCTCGATCTTTGGCAACGCCAAGCCGCGCGAAGAGAAGCTGAAGGAGCTGCAGCAGAATGTCAATCACAACGGCGATAACTAG
- the eIF4H1 gene encoding eukaryotic translation initiation factor 4H1, isoform C yields the protein MAGRGGYEHARSGFGGDRASKQLPTEPPFIAFVGNLPQGLVQGDVIKIFQDFEVKYVRLVKDRETDQFKGFCYVEFETLDNLERALECDGRIKLDDLSAPLRIDIADRRKNDRPGGGVGGGNGGMTRGDGGRDGFQKRGPPRQGGSSQSYSRGGPGTGGGGREGGGGSGNRGDSRGSYIDSYGGHNDRSRGVGGSGAGSGGGMNRGYNDRPANRGRYGSFNNDDRPFERNQDRDRGQREGSYGNQSRDGDRYNNFNRHRDRERTHYNPNQQSERPSGGMTGLGGGSGGSGGLGVGGGSSMGAIDDNERPRLQLKPRTIAAPINAVAETKQSASIFGNAKPREEKLKELQQNVNHNGDN from the exons atggCTGGAAGAGGTGGTTATGAACACGCTag AAGCGGATTCGGTGGGGATCGGGCATCCAAGCAGTTGCCCACGGAACCGCCGTTCATCGCATTTGTCGGCAATTTGCCGCAAGGCCTTGTGCAGGGCGATGTGATCAAAATATTCCAGGACTTTGAGGTGAAGTACGTGCGGCTGGTGAAGGACCGGGAAACGGATCAGTTCAAAGGCTTCTGCTACGTCGAATTCGAGACGCTGGACAATCTGGAGCGGGCGCTAGAGTGCGATGGTCGGATCAAACTGGACGATCTGTCGGCGCCGCTAAGGATCGACATTGCCGATCGGAGAAAAAATGATCG CCCTGGTGGCGGTGTTGGCGGCGGCAACGGCGGCATGACCCGCGGCGACGGCGGCAGAGACGGTTTCCAGAAGCGCGGCCCACCTCGCCAGGGCGGCAGCAGTCAGTCCTACAGCCGGGGAGGTCCTGGCACTGGCGGCGGCGGTCGGGAGGGCGGCGGCGGTTCGGGTAATCGCGGCGATAGTAGAGGTTCGTACATTGATAGTTATGGTGGTCACAATGATAGAAGTCGCGGCGTCGGCGGCAGCGGCGCGGGCTCCGGCGGTGGCATGAATAGAGGATACAATG ATCGGCCGGCAAATCGTGGTCGGTACGGCAGTTTCAATAACGACGATCGACCATTCGAGCGTAACCAGGATCGGGATCGCGGTCAGCGGGAAGGCAGCTATGGCAACCAGTCGCGCGACGGCGATCGCTACAACAACTTCAACCGGCACCGCGACCGCGAGCGCACCCACTACAATCCCAACCAGCAGAGCGAACGTCCCAGTGGCGGCATGACCGGCCTTGGCGGCGGCTCCGGCGGATCAGGAGGCCTAGGCGTTGGCGGTGGTTCCTCAATGGGCGCCATTG ACGACAATGAGCGGCCACGTCTGCAGCTGAAGCCACGGACCATTGCCGCGCCCATTAACGCGGTGGCAGAGACCAAGCAATCGGCCTCGATCTTTGGCAACGCCAAGCCGCGCGAAGAGAAGCTGAAGGAGCTGCAGCAGAATGTCAATCACAACGGCGATAACTAG
- the eIF4H1 gene encoding eukaryotic translation initiation factor 4H1, isoform B, translating to MAGRGGYEHASGFGGDRASKQLPTEPPFIAFVGNLPQGLVQGDVIKIFQDFEVKYVRLVKDRETDQFKGFCYVEFETLDNLERALECDGRIKLDDLSAPLRIDIADRRKNDRPGGGVGGGNGGMTRGDGGRDGFQKRGPPRQGGSSQSYSRGGPGTGGGGREGGGGSGNRGDSRDRPANRGRYGSFNNDDRPFERNQDRDRGQREGSYGNQSRDGDRYNNFNRHRDRERTHYNPNQQSERPSGGMTGLGGGSGGSGGLGVGGGSSMGAIDDNERPRLQLKPRTIAAPINAVAETKQSASIFGNAKPREEKLKELQQNVNHNGDN from the exons atggCTGGAAGAGGTGGTTATGAACACGCTag CGGATTCGGTGGGGATCGGGCATCCAAGCAGTTGCCCACGGAACCGCCGTTCATCGCATTTGTCGGCAATTTGCCGCAAGGCCTTGTGCAGGGCGATGTGATCAAAATATTCCAGGACTTTGAGGTGAAGTACGTGCGGCTGGTGAAGGACCGGGAAACGGATCAGTTCAAAGGCTTCTGCTACGTCGAATTCGAGACGCTGGACAATCTGGAGCGGGCGCTAGAGTGCGATGGTCGGATCAAACTGGACGATCTGTCGGCGCCGCTAAGGATCGACATTGCCGATCGGAGAAAAAATGATCG CCCTGGTGGCGGTGTTGGCGGCGGCAACGGCGGCATGACCCGCGGCGACGGCGGCAGAGACGGTTTCCAGAAGCGCGGCCCACCTCGCCAGGGCGGCAGCAGTCAGTCCTACAGCCGGGGAGGTCCTGGCACTGGCGGCGGCGGTCGGGAGGGCGGCGGCGGTTCGGGTAATCGCGGCGATAGTAGAG ATCGGCCGGCAAATCGTGGTCGGTACGGCAGTTTCAATAACGACGATCGACCATTCGAGCGTAACCAGGATCGGGATCGCGGTCAGCGGGAAGGCAGCTATGGCAACCAGTCGCGCGACGGCGATCGCTACAACAACTTCAACCGGCACCGCGACCGCGAGCGCACCCACTACAATCCCAACCAGCAGAGCGAACGTCCCAGTGGCGGCATGACCGGCCTTGGCGGCGGCTCCGGCGGATCAGGAGGCCTAGGCGTTGGCGGTGGTTCCTCAATGGGCGCCATTG ACGACAATGAGCGGCCACGTCTGCAGCTGAAGCCACGGACCATTGCCGCGCCCATTAACGCGGTGGCAGAGACCAAGCAATCGGCCTCGATCTTTGGCAACGCCAAGCCGCGCGAAGAGAAGCTGAAGGAGCTGCAGCAGAATGTCAATCACAACGGCGATAACTAG
- the CG34015 gene encoding uncharacterized protein: MADDNCIFCLISDGRIPSTVLEVENDDFVIFQDIKPASQHHYLAVTKKHYASLKDLNKSHDSLVQLMENALKDLLVSKGVSVDDALFGFHLPPFITVKHLHMHAISPRTQMTFLSKMIFRPSVWFKTVDEARIYLSQKE; the protein is encoded by the exons ATGGCGGACGACAACTGCATTTTCTGCCTAATTTCCGATGGGCGGATCCCCTCCACTGTTTTGGAAGTCGAAAACGATGACTTTGTCATCTTCCAGGACATTAAACCCGCTTCCCAGCACCATTACTTAGCAGTGACAAAAAAGCACTACGCTAGCCTCAAGGATCTTAACAAATCGCACGATTCTTTGG TGCAGCTCATGGAGAACGCCCTGAAGGATCTTCTGGTGTCCAAGGGAGTTTCTGTCGATGATGCCCTCTTCGGATTCCATCTGCCGCCGTTTATCACGGTGAAGCATCTTCACATGCATGCCATTAGCCCACGCACCCAAATGACCTTCCTATCTAAGATGATCTTTAGACCCTCCGTTTGGTTCAAAACC GTCGACGAGGCGCGTATTTACCTTTCCCAAAAAGAATAG